The genomic interval CTCGGAGGAAACAATTATGACTATGGTTCTGGTGTTGCTGTGGATGGGGATGGAAATGCTTACATCACCGGATACACCTATTCAACGAATTTCCCTACCACGTCTGATGCATACCAAACCAGCTATGCAGGAGGTTGGGATGTTTTTGTGTCTAAGTTGAATCCTAGTGGAACTGGACTGGTTTATTCTACCTATCTCGGAGGAACCGACTATGACTATGGTTATGGTGTTGCTGTGGATGGTGATGGTAATGCTTACATCACCGGAGAAACCTATTCCACGAATTTCCCAACAACACTTGGTGCATACCAAACCAGCCATGCAGGAGGTTACGAAGATGCTTTTGTGGCTAAGTTTAGAACAGTGGATCGGGCGAATGTGATTGTTTCTAAGACTGGTAATGGTCCTTTGAATGTGGGTGATACAGGTATTTTTACTGTTTCTCTGCATAATAATGGGCCAAATGCTGCTCACAACGTGGCAGTTACTGATATAGATGTTCCTACAGGTTGGATTGTGACTCCTTCTATGGGTTCATGGAACCCAATAACCAGTACTTGGAGTGTGGGAACACTCAATAATGGTGACAGTGCAACCCTAACTATTAGTGGACTGGTTGCCACTGCAATGGCTGGCACTACTCTCACCAACACAGTTACTGAAACTCAGGATGAACAGAGCCAGGAAACTCAAACTGCAACAGCTAGCATCACAGTTAATCCTCTGGCGAATGTGATTGTTTCTAAGACTGGTAATGGTCCTTTGAATGTGGGTGATACAGGTATTTTTACTGTTTCTCTGCATAATGATGGGCCAAATGCTGCTCACAACGTGGCAGTTACTGATATAGATGTTCCTACAGGTTGGATTGTGACTCCTTCTGTGGGATCATGGAACCCAATAACCAGTACTTGGAGTGTGGGAACACTCAATAATGGTGACAGTGCAACCTTGTCTATCAGTGGATTAATCACAACTACTATGGCTGGAACCACTCTTACAAACACAGTTACTGAAACACAAGATGAGCTGAACCAGGAATCTCAATCTGCATCAGCGAGTATTGTGGTTAATTCTGTGGCTGATCTGTATATCAACAGTTGGTCTAGTAAAAATAATCCTTTGTTGGGTGAAATTTTCACTATTACCTTTAAATTAGGTAATAGGGGACCAAATACTGCTGAAAATGTGGTATTTACCTTACCATTACCAAGTGGTGTGGAATTTGTTGGTGTAGAAGTCGATCAGGGAACAGCACGCTATGATCCTGCTACTAGGACGATTACATGGAGTTTAGGTGATGTGGTTGTTGGTGATCCTTATGCTTGGGTTCGTGTGAGAGCTTTAGATGTGGGTAGTTTCATATTCCGACCCACACTCACAACAGACACCTATGATCCCAACATTGAAAGCAACATCCAAACTGTGACTGTAAATGTCCAAGCTGCCGGAGAACCATCCGAAACTGTGCATGCTCAGACTGTGGGAATGCAAAAAACTGGAGCACCATTCATTGGAATAGTACTCGCTATTCTAATGATACTCGGAGGACTAATAACCCCCAAAAAACACTAAAAAAACCCCCATTTTCTTTTTTTCCTTTTTTTATTTTGTGGTTGTTTCCTAAATGAAATTTAATTATTCCTGGAAAGATACATATAAACCCTATTTTCTCCTGCAAAACTGTCTAACACATCAAGAAGAGAACGCACCGCCAATAGGGGCCATTATTACTATATGAAGCAACATTTTATGAGAATAAACAGCTTTGCCCTCTAGCATGCCTGTATTCTCAGTCAATTATTTTTTTAAATCATATTCTTCCACCAGGTTAGTGATAAAATAACAGATATGATTCTCTGGAATAAAATCCGTGACACGCCTAAGACCAACCAAGTCCGACCAACACGATCCTCCCCCTTAACCACAAAGAAACTACAATATAACTAAATAAAGTATAATTTACTCCCAGATAAAACCTTTAAAAAAATAGGATCTAAACTATGAAACATCTTCAAATAAAATAATAAAAATGGAAATTAACTAAAAAAATGGACTCACAAAAAAAAAAATTGATTAGATTGTTTCAAACCATCTTTCAGATTCATTCAGAACATTCTCAACCATCTGAACAGAAGATCCCAGATAGGTATGGGGGTCCATAATTTCATCCACCTCATCAGGGTTTAGATAATCATGGATCTCTGTCTGTCGAAGTATAACATCTTTTAAGCTGATACCCTGTTTGTTTGCTTCTATTGCACACTTTCTTACCAAGGCGTAGGCAGTTTGTCTTCCCATGCCTCTTCGGGTGAGTTCAGCCATGAAACGTTCAGCCATGATGAGTCCACCTGTAAGGTTGAGATTTTTTTCTATGTTTTCCGGGTAAAAAACCAGTTTTTCCATGAGTTTGATGGTCAAATTCAGGATGTAGTCAGTAAGTATTGATGACTCGGGTAGCATTATTCGTTCAGAGGAAGAGTTGGTTAGGTCTCTTTCATGCCATAATGAATTGTTCTGAAGAGCTGGCGAAGTGTAGGCTCTGACTACTCTTGAAACACCACATATCCTCTCTGCAGTTATGGGATTCATCTTATGGGGCATTGTGCTGGATCCAACTTGCTTTTCAGGGTCAAAACTTTCTCCCAACTCCCGAATTTCTGTTCTCTGCAGATTCCTTATTTCCAGAGCTATTTTATCCAAAGTACTGGCCAAATTGGCCAAAATCATAATATATTCTGCATGGTTATCTCTTTGCACCACTTGGTTGGATATTAGAACTGGTGGAAGTCCCAGGACTTCTGACACTTTTTGGTGTACGTTTAATCCATCTTCACCTAATGCGGCACTGGTTCCTACCGCACCAGTCATCATGCCTACGCAAAGTCTTCCTTTGCATTCTTCTAGCCGATCATACTGTCGGTGTAGTTCATCTGCCCAAATTGCGAATTTCATTCCATAAGTGGTGGGGAGGGCGTGTTGTCCATGGGTTCTGCCAATGCAAACTGTTTTCTTATGATCATTGGCGAGTTTCAGGATGATCTTGGCCAGACGTTTCACCTTTTCTTGTATTATTTCAATGGATTCCTTAAGCAATAATGACTGGGAGCTGTCAATGATGTCGTTTGACGTGGCACCGAAGTGTACATATTCCCCAGCATTTCCTTCACACACTTCAGCTAATGCTTTAACAATTGAGGCAATGTCATGGTTAGTTTCCCTTTCAATTTCATCCACCCTTTGTTTGGTAACGTATTGGGTGTTTGCTTTATTTTTTATTTCTTCTGCAGCTTCTTTGGGTATTAATTTCAACTGGGATTCGGCTTCTGCAAGGGCAGCCTCAACTTCCAGCATTTTTTGAAGTTTATTTTCTGCATCCCAGATTTTTTTCATTTCTGGGGTTCCGTAACGAAATTCTATAGGGTGGATAGCCATGGTCAAACTCCTTATTTTCATTTAATTATCAAGATAGTAACTCTAATTTTCATACCATATAACTAAAAACTTCAAATTGGGATAGTAATTACTAAATTCACTCTTCAAACAAAAGATTTACAGTTAAAAATAAAGTAAATAGGGGTTATTTAGAATCAGGAAAACTGTAGAGCAATGCATAAAACAGCCAGAATAATGCTCATGATAACAACTTGTTCTGGGCTGAGTTTTGGTCCTTTGGTTTCCTCTTCAAAGTATCTTACCAAGCCCGCCCCACTTGGTGGGAGGTATTTTTTTTCTTTCTTTGCCATATTAAATCACCATGAAATCTTTATAAATGTTATATCGAAATTTATTTGATTATATTCATTTATGAATTCTCTAAAGAGTAATATTCATGAAATTTTTATTCATGTTTATGTTACTTTCTACCGCCTTATATTTGTAGTGGTGATGCTGTGATTGAGATTTTAAAAAATAAGTAGGTTGGATGATTTTTTTTTTAAGTCTTTGAAAAAGTATAAATTACCTCCAACACAATAATATTTAGTAATGATAAGTCGTGTTCACCAAAGACGGGCTTTAAACATCATCTAAATCCATTTTTAGGGTTATAACTAGGTTTAATGACTTAATATTGGTTTAATTGTTTTAGAATAAACAAAATAATAGGGAATTATTATGGGATACTTTGAAAGCTTAGAAAAGGAAACTAAACGGGCTTATGATGTAGCAAGGGAAGCTAGGAAGAGAGGTCTGGATATAGAAACTGAACCAGAAATTCCATTGGCAAAAAACCTTGCAGAACGTGTTGAAGGGTTAGTTGGTCCTCCAGGAATAGCAACACACATCAAAGAACTAGAAGAGGAAATGTCACGGGAAGAAGTAGCTTTTCATGTGGCTAAAGAGATTGTTACCTCGGATCAAGTGACGAAGGCCGACCCTGGAAACAAAGATCAGTATAAAATTATGGAAGCCGCTGCAGATCAGGCTATACGAACTGCATTATCCATTTTAACTGAGGGAGTTGTGGCTGCACCATTAGAAGGAATAGATCGAATTGCAATTAAAAGAAACTTCGACCAAACATGGTATTTGGCAGTTTATTTTACAGGACCTATTCGTAGTGCAGGGGGAACCGCATCTGCACTTGCAGTATTAATTGCGGATTATATAAGGATTAACATGGATTTAAATCCTTACAAGCCGATTGAAAGCGAAATTGAACGTTACGTTGAGGAAGCTGAACTATACGAATCTGAAGTGACAAATCTTCAATATTCTCCTTCACCAGATGAAGTACGAGCAGCAGCCCAGAACATACCGGTGGAAGTAACAGGTGAACCCACAGATCAAGTTGAAGTTTCACACCGGGACTTGGAAAGAGTAGAAACTAACAATTTACGTGGTGGTGCCCTATTAGCACTGGTAGAAGGTGTTATTCAAAAAGCTCCTAAGGTATTGAAATATGCTAAAAAACTCAAAATAGATGGATGGGAATGGCTGGATGATCTTTCAAAGACTAAAAAATCATATAACGATGATAAAACTGAGAAAGATTCTAAAAATGAAGAACCAGAAGTTGATGACAAGTACATGAAAGATATTATTGGTGGCAGGCCAGTATTAGCCTATCCGCAAGCTAAAGGTGGGTTTCGTTTAAGGTACGGCCGATCCAGGAACACTGGGCTGGCAGCAATGGGTGTACACCCTGCAACAATGGAAATCGTTGAATTTTTGGCAGTTGGAACCCAAATGAAAATTGAGCGGCCTGGCAAGG from Methanobacterium sp. carries:
- a CDS encoding DUF11 domain-containing protein; this translates as YLGGTDYEYGYGVAVDGDGNAYITGSTYSTNFPTTSDAYQTIYAGGYDAFVSKLNPTGTGLVYSTYLGGNNYDYGSGVAVDGDGNAYITGYTYSTNFPTTSDAYQTSYAGGWDVFVSKLNPSGTGLVYSTYLGGTDYDYGYGVAVDGDGNAYITGETYSTNFPTTLGAYQTSHAGGYEDAFVAKFRTVDRANVIVSKTGNGPLNVGDTGIFTVSLHNNGPNAAHNVAVTDIDVPTGWIVTPSMGSWNPITSTWSVGTLNNGDSATLTISGLVATAMAGTTLTNTVTETQDEQSQETQTATASITVNPLANVIVSKTGNGPLNVGDTGIFTVSLHNDGPNAAHNVAVTDIDVPTGWIVTPSVGSWNPITSTWSVGTLNNGDSATLSISGLITTTMAGTTLTNTVTETQDELNQESQSASASIVVNSVADLYINSWSSKNNPLLGEIFTITFKLGNRGPNTAENVVFTLPLPSGVEFVGVEVDQGTARYDPATRTITWSLGDVVVGDPYAWVRVRALDVGSFIFRPTLTTDTYDPNIESNIQTVTVNVQAAGEPSETVHAQTVGMQKTGAPFIGIVLAILMILGGLITPKKH
- a CDS encoding preprotein translocase subunit Sec61beta, with translation MAKKEKKYLPPSGAGLVRYFEEETKGPKLSPEQVVIMSIILAVLCIALQFS
- a CDS encoding adenylosuccinate lyase, coding for MAIHPIEFRYGTPEMKKIWDAENKLQKMLEVEAALAEAESQLKLIPKEAAEEIKNKANTQYVTKQRVDEIERETNHDIASIVKALAEVCEGNAGEYVHFGATSNDIIDSSQSLLLKESIEIIQEKVKRLAKIILKLANDHKKTVCIGRTHGQHALPTTYGMKFAIWADELHRQYDRLEECKGRLCVGMMTGAVGTSAALGEDGLNVHQKVSEVLGLPPVLISNQVVQRDNHAEYIMILANLASTLDKIALEIRNLQRTEIRELGESFDPEKQVGSSTMPHKMNPITAERICGVSRVVRAYTSPALQNNSLWHERDLTNSSSERIMLPESSILTDYILNLTIKLMEKLVFYPENIEKNLNLTGGLIMAERFMAELTRRGMGRQTAYALVRKCAIEANKQGISLKDVILRQTEIHDYLNPDEVDEIMDPHTYLGSSVQMVENVLNESERWFETI